The Flavobacteriales bacterium genome contains the following window.
CTCAGACCGGGGCTTCCACCTTCCTGATGCTCCTACCCGAACAGAAGACGAGCATCATCGTGTTGAGCAATACGTCCGGAGCCATGCAGGCCGTGAGTGCCATTGCCGTTGGCTTGTTCGACCACGCTGCGGCAGCAGCAGCCTTTCACTGACCGGATATCTGGGTCCTGATCTCGGGTACGATATTCGCCCTATGACGACTGTCGGAGATGAGTTGCGCCACGCCATCGGATCGGCTTTACCGCGACTGCGTGCGTTCACCGAGGAACGCGCTTCTCGAGCTCCCGCGCCTGGCAAGTGGTGCCCCAAGGAGATCATCGGCCACCTGCTCGATTCTGCGAACAACAACCTCGGGCGTTTCGTGCGCTTACAGGCGGTGGATCACCTGCGCTTCGAGCCTTACGACCAGAACGAATGGGTGCGTGCGAGCGGGTATGCCGAGGCCGATTGGTTGGAGTTGATCGAGCTTTGGGCTCGCTTCAACCTGCACCTAGCCCGGGTCATGGACCGCGTGCCGGAAGCGATCGCGTTGAAGCCACGTAAGGATCATGCGCACTGGGCAGCACCTACGCCGCACTACCACCCGATGGCGTCCCGACGCTGGATTGGCTCATGCGCGATTACGTGGCGCACCTGAAGCACCACCTGCGGCAGATCGATCCGCGACTGGTCAGCTAGAAACCTAGGGCTAACGTCACGCTACTTCGCTGCGCCCGCCAGTTCCTTCTCCAACTCGGCCACAATACGCGCCGCGTTCGCGTTCTGCGGGTTCATCGCCAGGGTGCGCTTGTAGAAATCCAACGCTTGCTTCTTGTCGCCGAGCTTCAGGCACGCCTCTGCGTAGCTGTCGTACACGTTGGCACTCTTTGGATAGAGCTGCATGTTGATGAAGAAGAGATCGCGCGCCTGTTCTGTCAAGTGCGCGCTGAGTAGCGTGTAGCCGAAATTGTTCAGCGCTTCTTCGTTCACGGCTTCGTCATTCGGGTCGGCGTAGGCCTTGAGCGCGGTCTCGCGATCACCGCGCTGCCATGCTCGAACGGAATGTGCTCATCGTCCCTTGACCCGTGCAGGGTGACCTCCCAAACCTCCGCCGGGTCTGTCCGCTGCTCGAGAGGCTTTTGCGAAGCGATGAGCGGTCGACCCTGCCTCCGGCAAGCAAGCCTGCGGCTCGCATCCATTCGTGCGCATCTATCGCTGGGATATCGGACCTTCACCCGCTCGCCCAAACTCCATGATCGACTACAACGACCGCCGCTTCGTGCCCGTGAGCAACAGCGCCAATGGAGAAGTGTCGCCCGAAGTGGAGTTCCACTACAAGCAAACGGGGCGCATCGTTACGTGCAGCTATTCCGGTGGCCGCATCGTAAGCGGACAGTTGATCGCCTTGGTGGATGATATGGGTCGCTTGGACATGCGCTATCACCAAGTGAACGACCGCGCCGAGCTGATGACCGGAGTTTGCCGTTCAACGCCTGAGATCCTCCCTGACGGGCGCATACGCCTGCACGAGGAATGGCGATGGACCAGTGGCGATGGATCGAGCGGCAATTCGGTGTTGGAGGAGGTCCACTGAATCGCTCACCGCTTCGATCGGCCTTGACCCGTGCAGGGTGACCTCCCAAACCTCCGCCGGGGCAAACCGCTGTCGCGAGGCAGTCACTGCGAGGCTCCGCGAAGCAGTGCGAAGCGATGAGCCGATGGCCGACCGATCCCCAAGCCGGATCCTTCGCCACGGACCGCGACCTTTACCACCATGAAGTCCGCTCTTATCCTCGGCGGCACCCAGTTCATCGGGCGCAACCTGGTGGAGCGCATGCTCGGGATCGAAGGTTTCGCCATCACGCTGTTCAACAGGGGACGCACAGGGGGCGAACTCTTTCCCGGTGTCGAGCGGATCATCGGTGATCGCCGCACGAAGGAAATTGAGCGGATCGCTTCCAAGGACTGGGATATAGTGGTTGATCTGTCCTGCTATTTCCCGGACGACCTCAAGTCAACGCTGCGGAACTTGAAGGGCCGGCCGGAGAGGTATGTGTTCGTTTCCACTTGTTCGGTGTATGAACCGAACGATACCCACATCCTCCGGAACGAAGAGGCGAGGGTCTTGGGCTGCACCCGGGCGGAATACGCGGACGATTCGCCAGCGACATACGGCAACCGGAAGGCGGAGTGCGAGCGCATCCTCGCGGCATCGGGTTTGGACCACGTCGTCTTCAGGCCTGCCTTGGTCTATGGACCGTACGACCCAACGGACCGCCTCTACTATTGGCTGCACCAGGTGAAGTGCAAGGATGAACTGCTTCTGCCGGACAACGGCGAACGGAAATTCTCAGTGACCTATGTCCAGGATCTGGTGAGAGCGATCGTACGGTCCATGGAGCAGCCAACGCGATCCAAAGTGTACAATACGATCACGGTCCCGGAGACTTCCATCGGAGAGATCGTACGCGTGACAAGTGCCTTGCTCCAGCGATCGGTCCCCGTTCGCAACGCGTCGCCTTCCTTCTTGAAGGGGCATGGCGTGCGCCCTTGGCTGGACATGCCGCTCTGGATCGATGGGGACCACTTCACGTACAGCAACCAACGGATCAAGGATGAGCTGGGGCTTGTTCCGACGGATCGGTTGGAGAGTATCCGCGCAACGCTGGACCATTTCGATAAGCGCGGATGGCCGCAACCCGGATACGGCATGAGTGACGGGCAACGTCGGGAATTGCTTGGGCTGTGCGCCCGGTCGATGGATTAGCACGTGGTCAAGCGCAGTGTGATCCGTCCTCCAACTGCCGGTAGGGTGTCGCGGTTTCTGAGCGTAGCCTGCGGCTCGCTGCTTCGCGGGGCCTCGCAGTGTCCGCCGTGCTCCCGCATCTTGCGCCACCGGGGAACATCCGTTGTTAGCTTTCGATCATGCGATGCGCGACAACCCTGTCCTTGTGCTTGCTGCTCACGGGTTCAATGATCGCCCAGGATGACCATGTCTTTCCCGACACGCTCTACTTCTGCGCTCCGGCCGATGTGCAGCAGGTGACCGACCTGGACAGCCTTGGGGCCGTGGTGGCGGAATTGCCGGAGGTCCACGCGAAGCTCGTTGAAATGACGGGCGACTGGTATGGTAGGCGCTATGTGCTCGCATTGAAGCAGGATGGCGGCTACGCACTCCATCCTGTGCTCATGGATGGTGCCGTGAACGAGGTTCAGGCGGTCACGGCCGACATCCTCGGCAACGGCCACTTGCAGGTGGTGCTGCGCACGATGCACTACGTCGGCCACACCGGTTGGGAGCACGCCATCCACGAGCGGGATCGGGCCATCACCGTGTGGGACCTGCAAGCGGGGCGGTGCCTGTTGCGGTTGGTGCATGGCCAAAGCCGCGAGGAATGGACCAACACCTTCGGGTCCGGCACCGACTCAATACCCTACGACCAGCGCACCATCGTCGGCAGTGAGGGGGAGCGTTCGTGTACCTACCATGAGGTCAGCTTCACCACAGGCGCATTCACCCTGACCCCGCAGCCCACCTGTCCCGATGGCATCCCTTCGGAAGGGGTCGAACTCAGCGCCACCGTGCGCTATCAGCTGTTCGATGGCGGCTGGGTGAAGCAGTGATCGGCACGGACCCGAGTGCCAGTAAGGTTCCCCGCTGGTGGGTCCAGCATGCGCACCGTACGGATCATGCGTTGGGTGGGAACACTTGCGACATGAGGGCGGCTTGCCCCAGGAATGTGCGAGCTTTGGTGAGGTATGTGCTTGACCTATGCCGCCATCGGCGTGAGCTGCGTCGAACTGCGAAAGCCGGACCAATGGACCACGTGCGCCTTTCACTCTTCTTCCTGGCGCTGATACCATTCGGCCTTATTGCCCAGGAACGGGATTGGGCCTTCGTACACCACACGCCGCGGAGCCAGTACATGTTCCCGCAGGAGGCATCACCAGTGTATGTGCTGCGCGGTGCTTCCGCGCTGCGCTCCGCCCCATCCACGGATGCACCCCTCATCATGTCACTTGCTCCGGGCCGGAGCGTGATCGTGGAAGAAAGAATCCCGGACACGCTGGTGGTGGATGGCGTGCGCAGCAATTGGTACCGGGTGTCGGCCGGCGACCGCACTGGCTGGATCTGGGGCGGCAACCTGACGGGGCAAGCGTTCGGCGGCACTGCGGACCCGACGGTGAAGTTCTTCGCTGGCCTCGATCATGTGGTGCCGCCGGACACTTCGCGCATCGATGTCTCCTTCCGCATCGTGGCTGTGAAGGACGGTAAGGAGATCGACCGGATCGTGGTGCGATCACCCGCATGGAGCTTCGAAGCGGTGCGCAACGCAGGCAACCTCGGTCTTCGGAACGTGGACGATGTGATCCTTCTGGACGTGCCCTGCATCGGCGGCTGCGGCTGCACCACGGGTATGGTGGTGGTGTTCTGGAGCGGCGGCCGTTTCCACCACGTGGCCGATCTGCTCGGTTCGCCCGACGGGGACTACAGCACGGACGAGAACTTCATCTTTCCCTCGAACATCGAAGGCTTGCCGGGCGTGATCATCCGCGAGACGAGCAATTATTTGGATCCCGACGAGGAGAAAAGGAAGCGGGAAGAAGATGAAGAGGGCCCGTCGATCACGCGCACACTGGTCCGTGAATACCTGCGGTGGGACGGACGTGCCCTGATCCCGACCGGGAAGGACACGGAGCGGATGAGCTACCGGCTGTCGGTGGGCCATTGAACCGCGCGGCCTCAGGAGCAGCCGGTCCTTGCTATTCGTCCTGCACGCCTAGCGACCGGATCCCGCATGTGCTGCCGGTCCGTCTGCTTACAGGTGGCGCGTTCACTGCTCCAGCGTCATCATCCGCGCGCTGCTGCCATCGCTGTAGCGCACGATCCGCAGGCCGTTGTACAGCGCATTCACCTGTTGCCCCAGCACATTGTAGCGGCCCGTTTCCACCTTGCTGGCTGATCGCTCCAACTGGGGCACACCGGTCACCAGGTCGGTACCGTACTTCACAAGGAACGCATCACCGTCACCGGCGGAGACGAGCAGTTCGGTTCCCACCAGCATCGATCCCAGAAAGGTGCCGGTGGCATAGCAATTCCCGTTGGGGTGGGTGGCGAGTCCGGCGCCGTGGTTGTTGTCGGTGCCACCGATCCGGGTCGCCCACAGGAAGCTTCCAGCCGGGTCCAGTTTGGTCAAGAAGACGTCCACCCCGCCATCACTGGTGAGACTGAAACCACCGACATTGGTGCTGCCGGAGAAATCGCCGATGACGTATGGGTTCGCGTTGCTGTCCACGATGACCTCCCACCCCAGCTCCGATGAGGCGCCTCCCATCTTATAGGCCCATTGTACGACACCGGCGGTGTTGAATTTGGCGATGTACGCATCGGCGAAGAGGTTGCCGCTCGCCACGAGCGAGAATCCTCCGATCTGGAGCTGATCATCGAAGCTTCCGACCATGTACGTGTTGCCTGCCGCATCGGCCGCCAAGCCCCATGCGTTCGCGATATTAGTGGACGTGACGGGGCTCTGTGCCCACTGGTCCACGCCCGCCGCGTCGTACTTGACCAGGAAGATGCTATAGCCGGTTCCAATGGTGAAGGAATTCATACCGGCATCCACGGTCCCGGTGGCGGTGCCCGTTACGTAACAATTGCCTACGGCATCCACCGCGAGTGCGCGACCATAGGATCCACCCGTGGCGGCGAGCACTCGGGTCCAGAGCGGTGTACCATCCGGATCCAACTTCACCAGGAATGCATCGGTGGAGCTGCTGGTGAAGGAATCTCCGGCCACCGTGAGGTTCTGGGTGAAGTAGCCCGTCACGAGTATGTTCCCATCGGCGTCAAGCCCGATGTCCTGCGGAAACTCCTCCAGCGTGCCGCCGAAAGCGGAGAACCACTGGACGTCACCATTGGCGTCCAGTTTGATGACGCAGACATCCCGCGAGTCGTTGTTGCTGGTGTACGTCGTGCCATCCACCGTGATCTGGACCGACCACCGTGCCAGCACGAAGCTGTTCCCCTGCTCATCCACCACGATCTTGTACGGCCGCTCGTCCGCTGCCCAACCGAATCCGCGCACCCAGATCCCGTTGCCCTGTTCATCATGCTTCGCCACGAAGACATCGTAGCTGCCAGCGCTGGTGATGGTCTGGGAGCCGACGGTGGTGGTGCCCGAGAACAGGCCGCAGGTATAGGCGTTGCCCAAGGCATCGACGCCCACGCCCTTGGAATTGGTTTCCGTTGGGTCTCCGAACCGGGTGGCGAAACCGATGGGCGGGACCTGGGCGCTGGCGCTCACCGTGAGCAGCAGAAAGGTTGATAGCGCGTAGAGGTTCTTCATCCTGTTGGTGGTGTGTGCGAACGAAGATAGATGCTTGATTCTTGGGGCTTCCTCAGCCCACCGCAGGCTGTCCCCCACATTACCGCAGGCTTGTCGCGCTGTCGATTCCTTGGCCCCGGCCCAAGAGTCCACCCGGGGCTCATCCGGGCAACTTGTTCGATCAGTGCTGGTCGATGAAGGCGTTGAAGGCCTCCACGGCGATCGGACTGGTGAACGGGGCTTGATGCAATTCGAAGAAGCTGCGCACTCAGCTTCCTGTATGTCGGTATCTATTGGAACAACCATCATCATCTTTTCCAGGCCGCACGGTCGGTCACCGGCCATCTGCTGGATCCCGCGAACAACAACCTCGCCCGTTTCATTCGCTTGCAGGCGGTGGATCACTTGCGCTTCGAGCCATACGCGCAGGAAGAGCGGGTGCGCGCGAACGGCTACGCCGATGCTGATCGGATCGACCTGCTGGAGTTGTGGGCGCGGTACAACCTGCACATCGCGCATGTGATGGACCGCGTTCCGGAGGCGATTGCATTGGAGCCGGGCACGGATCGCGCTCCAATGGGCAGCACCTATGCGGCACTACCGCCGGATGCCGTACCGACGCTGGATCGGCTCATGCGCGATTGCGTGGGGCACCTGAAGCACCACCTGCGGCAGATCGATCCGCGACTGGTCGGCTAGGGAACCGACGGCGATCACAGCGCTACTTCGCGGCGCCTGCTGGTTCCTTCTCCAACTCGGCCACAATCCGCGTCGCATTCGGGTTCTTCGGATCCATCGCCAAGGTGCGCTTGTAGAATTCCAGGGCCTGCTTCTTGTCGCCGAGCTTCAGGCACGCTTCCGCGTAGCTGTCGTACACGTTGGCACTCTTTGGATAGAGCTGCATGTTGATGAAGAAGAGGTCGCGCGCCCGCTCAACTCTGCCAGTGTTCATCAACTGGTATCCGAACATGTTCAGCGCTTGCTCATCCACCGCTTCGTCGTTGGGGTTGGCGGACTTAATGGTCGTGTAGGCTTGCAGAGCCGCATCACGATCACCGCGCAGCACGGACTCGAATGGGATGCGCTCATCGTCCTTCATGCGCGACAGCGTCGAGATCACATCACCGGTTTTCGTTTCACTCACCTGCAAGGTCATCGCGCCCGCAGCGTCCTTCAAGAAGCGCCGACTGCGTTCATCCGTCCTGCCTACGAACTCACCGTCGCCGATGTGAACAAGCTCTGTGGGCGGTTCGCGCAGTGGCTCGCGGTAGAGCTTGCCGTTGCGCAGGGCGATGGTGACGAGGTTGTCGCTGCCGTTCCTGTACCGCCCGGTGAAGGCGCGCAGTTGAACCGTGTCCATCGGCACCTCCTTGTGTTGTGGAACGAACTCGGGCCAGTCATAGGCGCGCGCGATGGAACGGATGACCTCGAACATGAATTCCGGCTGGTTGGCATTGATGAGGACCACCGCGCCCTTGCCGTTCTTGACATGTCCGTAGATCTGGCCGCAGAAGCCCTCATTCCAGCCGCCGTGCTCGAAGTAGCGCTCGCTGCCTTTGTTGTGCAGCATCAATCCCACGGCCGTGTTCGGGTCGAGATACGGCTCCACCATCTGCATGGCGGTGGCGCGGCGCAGCACCCTGCCGCTGTCGGTGGCGATCGTCCGCTGCAGGTCGATGACGAAATGCGCGAGGTCGGTGGCGTTGGTCCACAGGCCGTCGGGCGAGATCTCCGGGTAGATGTGCCACTTGCCGACCGTCATTGAACCGTCGGGCACATAACCACTGGCAGCGTTGTGCTCCATGGCGGCGGGCATGGGTTGTTCATAGGTGCTGCTTGTCATTTCCAGCGGTTGCAGTACAAGGTCGTGCATGTGCTGTGGAATGGTGCCGCCCTTCTTGTCGAGGATCAATTGCGATGCGACACAGTACC
Protein-coding sequences here:
- a CDS encoding serine hydrolase, which codes for MRSAALLFVAILFAACQTPTRTDDPNEFIRRHVETGLCTPVVIEGDSTWTIEERMKHYGVPGVSIAIIDDFRIAWTKSYGVMDTTSKRPVTDSTLFQAASISKPVFAMAVLKLAEQGALDIDADVNTMLTTWKMRENEFTATEKVTLKRLLGHVAGTTVHGFQGYRHGEPLPTLVNILNGEAPANSPPVVVDQTPGTGWRYSGGGYCVASQLILDKKGGTIPQHMHDLVLQPLEMTSSTYEQPMPAAMEHNAASGYVPDGSMTVGKWHIYPEISPDGLWTNATDLAHFVIDLQRTIATDSGRVLRRATAMQMVEPYLDPNTAVGLMLHNKGSERYFEHGGWNEGFCGQIYGHVKNGKGAVVLINANQPEFMFEVIRSIARAYDWPEFVPQHKEVPMDTVQLRAFTGRYRNGSDNLVTIALRNGKLYREPLREPPTELVHIGDGEFVGRTDERSRRFLKDAAGAMTLQVSETKTGDVISTLSRMKDDERIPFESVLRGDRDAALQAYTTIKSANPNDEAVDEQALNMFGYQLMNTGRVERARDLFFINMQLYPKSANVYDSYAEACLKLGDKKQALEFYKRTLAMDPKNPNATRIVAELEKEPAGAAK
- a CDS encoding DUF1211 domain-containing protein — encoded protein: MRRSCALSFLYVGIYWNNHHHLFQAARSVTGHLLDPANNNLARFIRLQAVDHLRFEPYAQEERVRANGYADADRIDLLELWARYNLHIAHVMDRVPEAIALEPGTDRAPMGSTYAALPPDAVPTLDRLMRDCVGHLKHHLRQIDPRLVG
- a CDS encoding n-acetylglutamate synthase — translated: MIDYNDRRFVPVSNSANGEVSPEVEFHYKQTGRIVTCSYSGGRIVSGQLIALVDDMGRLDMRYHQVNDRAELMTGVCRSTPEILPDGRIRLHEEWRWTSGDGSSGNSVLEEVH
- a CDS encoding SH3 domain-containing protein, whose product is MDHVRLSLFFLALIPFGLIAQERDWAFVHHTPRSQYMFPQEASPVYVLRGASALRSAPSTDAPLIMSLAPGRSVIVEERIPDTLVVDGVRSNWYRVSAGDRTGWIWGGNLTGQAFGGTADPTVKFFAGLDHVVPPDTSRIDVSFRIVAVKDGKEIDRIVVRSPAWSFEAVRNAGNLGLRNVDDVILLDVPCIGGCGCTTGMVVVFWSGGRFHHVADLLGSPDGDYSTDENFIFPSNIEGLPGVIIRETSNYLDPDEEKRKREEDEEGPSITRTLVREYLRWDGRALIPTGKDTERMSYRLSVGH
- a CDS encoding NAD-dependent epimerase/dehydratase family protein; translated protein: MKSALILGGTQFIGRNLVERMLGIEGFAITLFNRGRTGGELFPGVERIIGDRRTKEIERIASKDWDIVVDLSCYFPDDLKSTLRNLKGRPERYVFVSTCSVYEPNDTHILRNEEARVLGCTRAEYADDSPATYGNRKAECERILAASGLDHVVFRPALVYGPYDPTDRLYYWLHQVKCKDELLLPDNGERKFSVTYVQDLVRAIVRSMEQPTRSKVYNTITVPETSIGEIVRVTSALLQRSVPVRNASPSFLKGHGVRPWLDMPLWIDGDHFTYSNQRIKDELGLVPTDRLESIRATLDHFDKRGWPQPGYGMSDGQRRELLGLCARSMD
- a CDS encoding DinB family protein, which encodes MTTVGDELRHAIGSALPRLRAFTEERASRAPAPGKWCPKEIIGHLLDSANNNLGRFVRLQAVDHLRFEPYDQNEWVRASGYAEADWLELIELWARFNLHLARVMDRVPEAIALKPRKDHAHWAAPTPHYHPMASRRWIGSCAITWRT